A genomic segment from Planctomycetia bacterium encodes:
- a CDS encoding ATP-binding protein: MSKLIAFAGLPGTGKSTLAKALCKSLNAVLLNKDDIRAALFASENIEYSGQQNDFCMDILYQLAVFHAERNPDRHIIIDGRTFSKSEQLMQLRECTTRCQRDLILVECVCSDNVARSRLRQDHEQSLHPAADRNEALYDQVKATSEPIALPSITVNTEDESLERNIQLILQAVRLAK; this comes from the coding sequence ATGTCAAAGCTCATAGCATTCGCAGGCTTACCCGGAACAGGTAAATCAACGCTGGCCAAGGCTTTATGCAAATCCTTGAACGCAGTTCTGTTGAATAAGGATGACATTCGAGCAGCCTTATTTGCCTCTGAAAATATCGAATATTCGGGGCAGCAGAACGATTTCTGCATGGATATTCTCTATCAACTGGCTGTGTTTCATGCTGAACGGAACCCCGACAGGCACATCATCATTGATGGACGAACCTTTTCGAAATCTGAACAACTGATGCAATTGCGGGAATGTACGACACGTTGTCAGCGAGACTTGATTCTCGTGGAATGTGTCTGTTCTGATAATGTCGCGAGAAGCAGGTTGCGGCAAGATCATGAGCAGAGCCTGCATCCTGCAGCAGACAGAAATGAAGCTCTCTATGATCAGGTAAAGGCGACCAGTGAACCGATTGCATTGCCGAGCATTACAGTGAATACGGAAGATGAATCGTTGGAGAGGAACATCCAACTCATCCTGCAGGCCGTTCGTCTTGCAAAATAA
- a CDS encoding PSD1 domain-containing protein, translating to MTVSRICLLAVCCILLTVFAIHNQQGNAQPPATPKIDFNRQIKPILSDHCYACHGPDEKTRKADLRLDTKDGLFGKLGDNFVVKPNDAEASLLVERINSDEKNKVMPPAKHNKPLKPEQKKILEVWIKQGANWSNHWAFEAPRKLTPPSIKQSDWIRNTIDAFILAKLNEQGLTTSPPATKSQLLRRVYLDLTGLPPTPADVDAFLADNSPQAYEKVVDRLLSSPRYAEHQARHWLDVARYGDTHGLHLDNYREAWPYREWVIKSFLKNQPYDQFITEQLAGDLLPNPTLDQIIATGYNRCHVTTSEGGSIEEEVYVRNVVDQVDTFGTVFLGLTVGCARCHDHKYDPFSTKEYYQFFAFFNNIDGSPLDGNAARHAPITKVGTPEQLAKLAEMQKQIDAVTQKIKTELAHIKYEEPKLVVKKSPTVRSDHVWIDDDLPKGAKVSSDGSHNGKWMFVSSPTAPVFSGKFAHTRTAKGLSQHFVEGALRGLVIGTGDSLFAYVYLDPKDPPKEIMLQWNTVDWKHRAYWGENKIDWGTDKTGSRQYMGALPEPGRWVRLNIPVDKVGLKPGDVITGWAFTQFDGTVTWDKAGIVTKTQQGEQWFDSLNGWLEYEQSIGGAKLPQNIQKLIKVSLEKRTDAQKQELKEYFLEYINPTTRENFTALHNELAKARQDREVFDSSIPATLIFKERKEPRQAFILKRGEYDQRGDKVERGTPVMFPPMKPNERKDRLGLANWLLDPNHPTTARVAVNRFWQQVFGTGLVKTTEDLGLQGEPPTHQELLDWLAVEFRESGWDVKKLMKLMVMSNTYQQSAKISSDRYAKDPGNRYYSRGPRHRLDAEVLRDQALFVSGLLVEKLGGPSVKPPQPNGLWEAVGYVSSNTANFKADTGHEKVHRRSLYTFWKRTAPPPQMSAMDAPSRESCTVRRERTNTPLQALLMLNETQYVECARALAERAMSSPLSPPGRGAGNEGVYLSVARLKFIFKSILARDADASELAVLKTAYHDHLKQYTNKPTEADKLLAIGESKPNDKLNKQELAALTMIANIVFNLDEAVTK from the coding sequence ATGACGGTTAGCCGTATCTGCCTGCTGGCTGTTTGTTGCATTCTGCTGACTGTTTTTGCCATCCATAATCAACAGGGAAATGCTCAACCACCCGCGACTCCCAAAATCGATTTCAATCGTCAGATAAAACCTATTCTCTCTGATCATTGCTACGCCTGTCATGGCCCCGATGAGAAGACTCGCAAAGCCGACTTACGGCTCGACACCAAAGATGGCCTTTTCGGAAAACTCGGCGACAACTTCGTCGTTAAACCTAACGATGCCGAGGCTTCGCTGCTAGTCGAACGCATCAACAGCGACGAAAAGAACAAGGTCATGCCACCGGCCAAGCACAACAAGCCACTCAAACCTGAACAGAAGAAAATTCTCGAAGTATGGATCAAGCAGGGCGCCAACTGGTCGAACCATTGGGCGTTTGAAGCACCTAGGAAACTCACCCCGCCAAGCATTAAACAAAGCGACTGGATTCGCAACACCATTGATGCGTTCATCCTCGCCAAACTCAATGAACAGGGACTGACTACTTCGCCACCAGCTACCAAATCGCAACTACTCCGACGAGTTTATCTCGATCTCACGGGTCTGCCGCCCACGCCTGCTGATGTTGATGCTTTCCTGGCAGACAACTCTCCCCAGGCTTACGAGAAGGTAGTTGATCGTTTACTTTCCAGCCCACGCTACGCCGAGCATCAGGCCCGACATTGGCTCGATGTCGCCCGCTATGGCGACACGCATGGCCTGCACCTGGATAACTACCGCGAAGCCTGGCCCTACCGTGAATGGGTGATCAAGAGCTTCCTCAAGAACCAGCCCTACGATCAGTTCATCACCGAACAACTAGCCGGCGACCTGCTCCCCAACCCTACGCTCGATCAGATCATCGCCACCGGCTACAACCGTTGCCATGTCACCACCAGTGAGGGTGGCTCCATCGAAGAGGAAGTCTACGTCCGTAACGTTGTTGACCAGGTAGATACGTTTGGCACCGTGTTCCTGGGATTAACCGTAGGCTGCGCCCGCTGTCACGATCATAAGTATGATCCCTTCTCCACTAAGGAGTACTACCAGTTCTTCGCATTCTTCAACAACATCGATGGCTCGCCACTCGATGGCAACGCCGCCCGCCATGCTCCCATTACCAAAGTAGGCACACCAGAGCAACTGGCCAAGCTCGCTGAGATGCAGAAGCAGATTGATGCCGTTACGCAGAAAATCAAAACCGAACTAGCTCATATCAAGTATGAAGAGCCAAAGCTAGTCGTTAAGAAATCTCCAACCGTACGTTCTGACCATGTATGGATTGACGATGATTTGCCCAAAGGAGCCAAAGTCAGCAGCGACGGGAGTCATAACGGCAAATGGATGTTTGTCAGTAGCCCAACGGCACCAGTCTTTTCAGGAAAATTTGCTCATACCCGTACTGCAAAGGGCTTGAGTCAGCATTTTGTCGAAGGAGCCTTGCGCGGTCTGGTTATTGGAACTGGTGATTCACTGTTTGCTTATGTTTACCTCGATCCTAAGGATCCTCCCAAAGAAATCATGCTCCAGTGGAATACTGTCGACTGGAAACACCGTGCCTACTGGGGGGAGAACAAGATTGATTGGGGAACCGACAAGACCGGCTCCCGACAATACATGGGTGCGTTGCCGGAGCCAGGACGATGGGTGCGACTCAATATACCAGTCGACAAGGTAGGTCTCAAACCGGGAGATGTCATCACGGGCTGGGCTTTCACCCAATTCGATGGCACCGTCACCTGGGACAAGGCTGGCATCGTTACCAAAACTCAACAGGGCGAGCAGTGGTTTGATTCATTGAATGGCTGGCTGGAATATGAGCAATCAATCGGTGGCGCCAAGTTGCCTCAAAATATACAAAAGCTGATCAAAGTGTCGCTCGAAAAGCGAACAGATGCTCAAAAACAGGAACTCAAAGAGTACTTCCTGGAATACATCAATCCCACCACTCGCGAGAACTTTACTGCATTGCATAATGAATTGGCCAAGGCAAGGCAGGACCGGGAAGTGTTTGATTCAAGCATCCCCGCAACCCTGATCTTCAAGGAACGCAAGGAACCCCGCCAGGCATTCATCCTCAAGCGTGGCGAGTACGATCAGCGAGGCGACAAGGTCGAACGGGGCACACCCGTTATGTTCCCACCGATGAAGCCAAATGAAAGGAAAGACCGACTCGGCTTGGCCAACTGGTTGCTTGATCCCAACCATCCCACCACTGCTCGTGTCGCCGTCAACCGCTTCTGGCAGCAAGTTTTCGGGACCGGACTCGTCAAAACCACCGAAGACCTAGGCCTGCAAGGCGAACCACCAACGCATCAAGAACTGCTCGATTGGCTCGCTGTCGAGTTCCGCGAGTCAGGTTGGGATGTCAAGAAACTGATGAAGCTGATGGTGATGTCAAACACCTATCAACAATCTGCCAAGATCAGCAGCGACCGCTACGCCAAAGACCCAGGCAACCGTTACTATTCCCGTGGCCCCCGCCATCGCCTCGATGCTGAAGTGCTGCGTGATCAGGCCCTCTTTGTCAGTGGCCTCCTCGTCGAAAAACTAGGCGGCCCCAGCGTCAAGCCACCTCAACCCAACGGCCTGTGGGAAGCAGTGGGCTACGTCAGCAGCAACACCGCTAACTTCAAAGCAGACACCGGCCACGAAAAAGTCCACCGCCGTAGTCTTTATACCTTCTGGAAACGCACCGCACCGCCACCGCAAATGTCCGCCATGGATGCGCCATCCAGGGAATCGTGCACGGTTCGAAGAGAGCGCACCAACACACCACTGCAAGCACTGTTGATGCTGAATGAAACACAATATGTGGAATGCGCCAGAGCATTAGCAGAACGCGCGATGTCTTCCCCCCTCTCCCCCCCGGGGAGAGGAGCCGGGAATGAGGGGGTTTATCTATCCGTAGCCCGGTTGAAATTTATCTTCAAATCCATCCTCGCCCGCGATGCCGACGCAAGCGAACTCGCCGTCCTGAAAACCGCCTACCACGACCACCTGAAACAATACACCAACAAACCCACCGAAGCTGACAAACTCCTCGCCATCGGCGAAAGCAAGCCCAACGATAAACTCAACAAACAAGAACTAGCCGCGTTGACGATGATCGCCAATATCGTCTTCAACCTGGATGAGGCGGTGACAAAATAA
- a CDS encoding DUF1501 domain-containing protein, which yields MTPYHESLNLLTRRQLFAKGALGLGTVALSGMLPANIQAGDKIQAKGGIPGLPHFAPKAKRAIYLFMNEGPSQMDMWDYKPKMGDMFDKDLPESIRKGQRLTTMTSGQTRFPIAPSKYKFSQHGKNGTWASELIPYTAKIVDEIALIKSVWTEAINHDPAVTYICTGNQIPGRPSLGAWLSYGLGTMNENLPEFVVMTASWTGRKEAQAIYNRLWGSGFLPSKHQGVALRSKGDPVLFLSNPPGVDAGTRRKTLDAIARLNQHHYEQMTDPETQTRIAQYEMAFRMQTSVPELTDLSKEPKHILDMYGPDVLKPGTFAASCLLARRMIERDVRFIQIFHRGWDQHFALPIDLPNQCKDVDQACYALITDLKQRGLLDETLVIWGGEFGRTIYCQGGLTRDNYGRDHHPRCFTMWMAGGGIKPGITYGETDDFSYNITKDPVHIHDLNATILHCLGIDHKRLSYKFQGLDIRLTGVEEHAAVKGILI from the coding sequence ATGACCCCCTACCACGAATCCTTGAATCTCCTCACCCGCCGCCAGCTCTTTGCCAAGGGCGCGCTGGGACTCGGTACTGTCGCCCTCTCCGGCATGCTCCCCGCCAACATCCAGGCTGGTGACAAGATACAGGCCAAGGGTGGCATCCCCGGGTTGCCTCACTTCGCTCCCAAGGCCAAGCGGGCCATCTATCTCTTCATGAACGAAGGTCCCTCGCAGATGGACATGTGGGACTACAAACCCAAGATGGGGGACATGTTCGACAAAGACCTCCCCGAATCGATCCGCAAAGGCCAGCGGCTCACCACCATGACCAGCGGCCAAACCCGCTTCCCCATCGCGCCCTCAAAATACAAGTTCAGTCAACACGGCAAGAATGGCACCTGGGCCAGCGAACTCATTCCGTACACTGCCAAAATCGTCGACGAGATCGCCCTCATCAAATCGGTCTGGACCGAAGCCATCAACCACGACCCCGCGGTCACCTACATCTGCACCGGCAACCAGATTCCCGGTCGGCCCAGCCTCGGCGCCTGGCTCAGCTACGGCCTTGGCACCATGAACGAGAACCTGCCCGAGTTCGTCGTCATGACTGCTTCATGGACAGGTCGCAAGGAAGCCCAGGCGATATACAACCGCCTGTGGGGTTCAGGCTTCCTGCCCAGCAAGCACCAGGGAGTAGCGCTCCGCTCCAAAGGCGATCCGGTGCTCTTCCTTTCGAATCCGCCCGGCGTTGATGCAGGCACCCGCCGCAAAACCCTCGATGCCATCGCCCGGCTCAATCAGCATCACTACGAACAGATGACCGACCCGGAGACGCAGACCCGCATCGCCCAGTACGAAATGGCGTTCCGCATGCAGACCAGCGTCCCCGAACTGACTGACCTCAGCAAGGAACCCAAGCACATCCTCGATATGTACGGCCCTGATGTGCTGAAGCCCGGCACCTTTGCTGCCAGTTGCCTCTTAGCCCGTCGCATGATCGAGCGTGATGTCCGCTTCATCCAGATCTTCCACCGAGGCTGGGATCAGCACTTCGCCTTGCCCATCGACCTGCCCAACCAGTGCAAGGATGTCGACCAGGCCTGCTACGCCCTCATCACTGATCTGAAACAGCGAGGCCTTCTCGACGAAACGCTCGTCATCTGGGGCGGCGAGTTTGGCCGGACTATTTATTGCCAGGGCGGCCTCACCCGCGATAACTACGGCCGCGATCACCACCCCCGCTGCTTCACCATGTGGATGGCCGGCGGCGGTATCAAGCCAGGCATCACCTACGGCGAAACGGATGACTTCAGCTACAACATCACCAAAGACCCCGTCCACATCCACGACCTCAACGCCACTATTCTGCATTGTTTAGGT